The Coregonus clupeaformis isolate EN_2021a unplaced genomic scaffold, ASM2061545v1 scaf2154, whole genome shotgun sequence genome segment AAGGATGTCATCATGCTTTTGACAATACAATAATATTGTATAATCATTTGTAATGTTTCTTTACCTGCATGCAAGTGCCTAGTTTTCATTACTTACTGATTAACAAACACTGCCTGTTTAGAGGTTGCTGTAGTTACAAACCAAAGTCCAAAATGATATGACCTACACTGCACTGTTACTAGAGTCAGTGACTACAACCAAATAATAACCTTTAAGATACATTTCCAATATAGGTTCCCAATATCAGTATGAATAAGTAATATATTGACCCAGATGCTGTAGATTCTAATTATTTGTGAGGgggaagaatgtgtgtgtgtgtgtgtgttttgttaacTTCTTAAGACTGCAGCTTGCACAGGCTAACAGACGAGCCGCTGGAGAAGAGCCAGAACGCCGGGTACACTGCCTCGGCGAACTGGAACACAAACGTATGGAAAGGGTATGCCCGGTCCTGTACGTTATAGAAAGTGGCCGTTCCCTCCTCACAATCTAGCAGCACGCCGACACGGGTCGGATTCGGGTTCGGCAGTACAGTCTCACTGCTAGCGTGCCAGGCCGACAGCTTGACGTTGAACCACTCCACGCACCAGGACTGGGCGTTACGCCCCAGCCGGCTAGCCGGACCCTTCCGGTCGATGCTGTTGTAGGCCAGGCCGATGCCGGTGAAGTTGTTGCTGCTCATCTTGACCTCCCAGTAGTGGCGGCCGCGGGAGAAGCCCTTGGAGGTGAGCACCTGGCTGCAGACGGAGAAGCGGGCGGGGCCATCGGGGTAAGGGGTGGGCTCGTTGGACACAGAGGCCATGGTCATGTTCTCTGTGA includes the following:
- the trim25 gene encoding E3 ubiquitin/ISG15 ligase TRIM25 — translated: MTMASVSNEPTPYPDGPARFSVCSQVLTSKGFSRGRHYWEVKMSSNNFTGIGLAYNSIDRKGPASRLGRNAQSWCVEWFNVKLSAWHASSETVLPNPNPTRVGVLLDCEEGTATFYNVQDRAYPFHTFVFQFAEAVYPAFWLFSSGSSVSLCKLQS